From the Fibrobacter sp. UWB11 genome, one window contains:
- a CDS encoding cytosine permease, producing MEKRTGLFANGIIWFGVAISVSEIEAGIEIGAAAARDSLWLPLVLGHILGGILLFFVGLIGARVRLNAMETTKTSFGKYGSKFFAALNTFQLLAWVAVLNAQGASALAGLNLPISFPLTCVILAALIGAWVYVGIRRSANVTTVVMAALTILLAILSVKLFGLGSSSSAAANVAGAAGNAATALKFWNIFEISIAMPISWLPVISDYTKDAEKPVKATSISAIAYTFASLWMYIIGIEISGIGASNNIAQAILLAGLGIPGIIIVVLSTVTTNFLAANSAGESSKAIYSKINPKIAGVVVSFLSAALAISGIMEHYISFLYLIASVFAPMAAVLLVSFYFSKDRTESLGVWLWNIFAWLAGFIAYQVAERFDSVFLGPTLLAVIVSAAFASVRVLSERK from the coding sequence ATGGAAAAACGCACAGGACTTTTTGCAAATGGAATTATATGGTTTGGCGTTGCCATCTCCGTTTCTGAAATTGAAGCGGGTATAGAAATTGGCGCTGCCGCAGCCAGGGATTCGCTCTGGCTCCCGCTCGTGCTCGGACACATTCTGGGCGGCATCTTGCTCTTTTTCGTAGGCCTCATCGGCGCGCGCGTTCGCCTGAACGCCATGGAAACGACCAAAACCTCATTCGGCAAATACGGTTCCAAGTTTTTCGCCGCGCTGAACACATTCCAGTTGCTCGCCTGGGTCGCCGTCTTGAACGCTCAGGGCGCTTCGGCCTTGGCAGGGCTCAACTTGCCGATTTCATTCCCCTTGACTTGCGTGATTCTCGCAGCTCTCATTGGAGCTTGGGTCTATGTGGGCATCCGCCGTTCTGCAAACGTGACGACCGTCGTGATGGCCGCTCTTACTATTTTGCTCGCAATTTTATCCGTTAAGTTATTCGGTCTCGGCAGCAGTTCAAGTGCCGCCGCTAATGTTGCAGGTGCCGCCGGAAACGCTGCAACCGCGCTCAAGTTCTGGAACATTTTCGAGATTTCTATCGCCATGCCGATTTCATGGTTGCCCGTAATTTCGGACTACACGAAGGATGCCGAAAAACCTGTAAAGGCAACATCAATTTCTGCAATCGCTTACACATTTGCAAGCCTCTGGATGTACATTATCGGTATCGAAATTTCGGGCATTGGCGCAAGCAACAACATCGCGCAAGCCATTCTACTTGCAGGCCTCGGCATCCCGGGAATCATCATCGTGGTACTTTCGACAGTAACAACAAACTTCCTTGCAGCAAACTCCGCAGGCGAATCTTCCAAAGCAATTTACAGTAAAATAAATCCCAAAATTGCAGGTGTCGTCGTGAGTTTCTTGAGCGCCGCTCTCGCCATTTCGGGAATCATGGAACACTATATCAGCTTCCTTTACCTGATCGCCTCCGTGTTTGCCCCGATGGCCGCTGTTCTTTTGGTTTCGTTCTACTTCTCCAAGGATCGCACCGAATCGCTCGGCGTTTGGCTCTGGAATATTTTCGCTTGGCTCGCGGGCTTCATCGCCTACCAGGTGGCAGAACGTTTCGACTCTGTTTTCCTCGGCCCCACACTCCTTGCAGTTATCGTTTCGGCAGCATTCGCATCCGTGCGCGTACTCTCCGAAAGAAAATAA